Proteins from a single region of Bombus huntii isolate Logan2020A chromosome 2, iyBomHunt1.1, whole genome shotgun sequence:
- the LOC126878258 gene encoding coiled-coil and C2 domain-containing protein 1-like isoform X1: MFGKRENSKRQTKPTGSLVQYGIFDVPATLDDIGNDFMNDDDDLEAELIALTSGDDNVGKSRRAASRKPVLKENLDVMVTESMKDINFEEEVSDGEDDPELLSELKMITNEGISESITPEKEESLVAENTEQSETQNDNESIIKLLKERLQLYEIAEKKAKRENELSRARRFSRGIKTLTELLKNAEAGKSISENDIPPELPPHATAETTEKVLVTNKTEFTEETTTAAEADTYPAENNTVEESAPIKSIDEEALKLLKDRQQQYKMAAIAWKRASNMKEALQCLNIAKHFDIVIAAVNAGETVDLSDMPASPNLPGLDTTTVSTEKSEKTESETQGKSSEDIPSTEVKPSSSENLEVALKERLEACKKIKATAEGEGNSSKARRYGRICKQFEDAIKLYARGKLVPFDELPTIPGFEPLTVPSQSVPDPATDKNGKPSDLITPTSTESKLPENKVSSDPKVPVPPAKAEIGKKQNQKTSRAEKQLALLQQRQHELKQAALNAKKEGDIELARTYLRQAKGMDPLIEASRGGLPVDMNSIPLSPAAKTELNADSIIGLLDDSFTVVDTEDCSEKVIGTDEEIYENLESQLMKQIKWCLCTRDHCKALGDVSGYNKWERLALNYKRDLDMLTVRKRDALPSPQHHYEIKTHTIVQSCTDLSDSDIEISIIRGINYSKDADTYVIFEFPYPSDSPPSDRTATVKGTCNPEYEAVFPLTGIDRLSRQCQRTFKRHALKCQVWAKGCSLNSILCCINSRGFFRSDSLLGTVTVKLQPLETQCVLHDSFPLMDGRKPTGGKLELKIRLRNPIVTKQIEKITDKWLVIDY; the protein is encoded by the exons ATGTttggaaagagagagaattcAAAACGACAAACAAAACCCACTGGCAGTCTTGTACAA TATGGAATTTTCGATGTACCAGCAACGTTAGATGATATAGGTAATGACTTTATGAATGACGATGACGATTTAGAAGCTGAATTAATAGCTTTAACATCTGGTGATGACAATGTTGGAAAATCTAGACGTGCTG CATCTCGTAAACCAGTTcttaaagaaaatttagatGTAATGGTAACTGAAAGtatgaaagatataaattttgaaGAAGAGGTATCTGATGGAGAGGATGATCCAGAATTATTG AGTGAACTTAAAATGATTACGAATGAGGGAATTTCTGAGTCTATAACTccagagaaagaagaaagtttaGTAGCTGAAAACACAGAACAGTCTGAAACACAAAATGATAATGAAAGTATAATTAAActcttaaaagaaagattacaACTTTATGAGATTGctgaaaaaaaagcaaaaCGAGAAAATGAATTAAGTCGAGCAAGAAGGTTTAGCAGAGGTATTAAGACACTTAcagaattattgaaaaatgcTGAGGCAGGGAAATCTATTAGCGAAAACGATATACCACCGGAATTACCACCACACGCTACAGCTGAAACAACTGAGAAAGTACTAGTAACTAATAAAACAGAATTTACAG aaGAAACTACCACTGCAGCTGAGGCTGATACTTATCCTGCAGAAAATAATACTGTTGAAGAGTCTGCTCCAATAAAAAGTATAGATGAAGAGgcattaaaattattgaaagatAGACAGCAACAATATAAAATGGCAGCAATAGCATGGAAAAGAGCTAGTAACATGAAAGAGGCTCTCCAATGTTTAAATATAGCCAAACATTTTGATATAGTTATTGCAGCAGTAAATGCAGGAGAAACAGTTGATTTATCAGATATGCCAGCTTCTCCAAATCTGCCTGGATTAGATACTACTACAGTATCAACTGAAAAGTCAGAAAAAACAGAAAGTGAGACACAGGGGAAGTCTTCTGAAGACATTCCCTCAACAG AAGTGAAACCATCAAGTTCAGAAAATTTAGAGGTTGCTTTAAAAGAACGTCTTGAAGCatgtaaaaagataaaagCGACTGCAGAAGGTGAAGGAAACTCGTCTAAAGCTCGCAGATATGGCCGCATTTGCAAACAATTTGAAGATGCTATTAAATTATATGCTCGTGGAAAACTCGTTCCTTTTGATGAATTACCTACTATACCTGGTTTTGAACCCCTTACAGTTCCTTCGCAATCTGTACCTGATCCAGCAACagataaaaatggaaaaccGTCAGATTTAATAACGCCAACCAGTACAGAATCTaagctacctgaaaataaagtttcttcaGATCCAAAAGTTCCTGTCCCTCCTGCAAAAGCAGAAATAG GGAAGAAGCAAAATCAAAAGACATCACGTGCTGAGAAACAGTTAGCTTTATTACAACAACGCCAACATGAATTAAAGCAAGCTGCTCTTAacgcaaaaaaagaaggagataTAGAATTAGCCCGTACTTATCTAAGACAAGCAAAAGGAATGGATCCATTGATCGAAGCTAGTAGAGGAGGCTTACCAGTTGATATGAATTCTATACCATTGTCTCCAGCAGCAAAAACTGAGCTTAATGCAGATAGTATAATAGGTTTATTGGATGATAGTTTTACGGTAGTCGATACTGAAGATTGTTCAGAGAAAGTAATTGGAACGGATGAAGAAATTTATGAGAACCTTGAGTCACAATTAATGAAACAAATTAAG tGGTGTTTATGCACCAGAGATCATTGTAAAGCATTAGGAGATGTATCTGGATATAATAAATGGGAACGTCTAGCACTGAATTATAAACGAGATTTAGATATGCTAACAGTTCGAAAACGTGATGCACTACCATCGCCACAACATCATTACGAGATAAAAACTCATACTATAGTTCA GAGTTGCACAGATTTAAGCGATAGTGAcatagaaatttcaataattaggggaataaattattcgaaagaTGCGGATACTTATGTCATATTTGAATTCCCTTATCCTTCAGATAGTCCTCCATCAGATAGAACGGCTACTGTTAAAGGAACGTGTAACCCAGAATATGAAGCAGTATTTCCATTAACTGGAATAGATCGTTTATCAAGACAGTGTCAACGAACATTCAAAAGACATGCATTAAAATGTCAAGTTTGGGCTAAAGG ATGCTCGCTGAATTCCATCCTGTGTTGCATTAACTCAAG aGGATTTTTTAGAAGCGATAGTCTCTTAGGTACAGTAACAGTAAAATTACAACCCTTGGAAACTCAATGTGTACTTCATGACTCGTTTCCG TTAATGGATGGAAGGAAGCCAACAGGTGGGAAACTTGAGTTAAAAATACGTTTGAGAAATCCGATTGTTACAAAACAGATAGAAAAGATTACAGACAAGTGGCTGGTTATTGATTATTGA
- the LOC126878258 gene encoding coiled-coil and C2 domain-containing protein 1-like isoform X2, whose product MFGKRENSKRQTKPTGSLVQYGIFDVPATLDDIGNDFMNDDDDLEAELIALTSGDDNVGKSRRAASRKPVLKENLDVMVTESMKDINFEEEVSDGEDDPELLSELKMITNEGISESITPEKEESLVAENTEQSETQNDNESIIKLLKERLQLYEIAEKKAKRENELSRARRFSRGIKTLTELLKNAEAGKSISENDIPPELPPHATAETTEKVLVTNKTEFTEETTTAAEADTYPAENNTVEESAPIKSIDEEALKLLKDRQQQYKMAAIAWKRASNMKEALQCLNIAKHFDIVIAAVNAGETVDLSDMPASPNLPGLDTTTVSTEKSEKTESETQGKSSEDIPSTEVKPSSSENLEVALKERLEACKKIKATAEGEGNSSKARRYGRICKQFEDAIKLYARGKLVPFDELPTIPGFEPLTVPSQSVPDPATDKNGKPSDLITPTSTESKLPENKVSSDPKVPVPPAKAEIGKKQNQKTSRAEKQLALLQQRQHELKQAALNAKKEGDIELARTYLRQAKGMDPLIEASRGGLPVDMNSIPLSPAAKTELNADSIIGLLDDSFTVVDTEDCSEKVIGTDEEIYENLESQLMKQIKWCLCTRDHCKALGDVSGYNKWERLALNYKRDLDMLTVRKRDALPSPQHHYEIKTHTIVQSCTDLSDSDIEISIIRGINYSKDADTYVIFEFPYPSDSPPSDRTATVKGTCNPEYEAVFPLTGIDRLSRQCQRTFKRHALKCQVWAKGGFFRSDSLLGTVTVKLQPLETQCVLHDSFPLMDGRKPTGGKLELKIRLRNPIVTKQIEKITDKWLVIDY is encoded by the exons ATGTttggaaagagagagaattcAAAACGACAAACAAAACCCACTGGCAGTCTTGTACAA TATGGAATTTTCGATGTACCAGCAACGTTAGATGATATAGGTAATGACTTTATGAATGACGATGACGATTTAGAAGCTGAATTAATAGCTTTAACATCTGGTGATGACAATGTTGGAAAATCTAGACGTGCTG CATCTCGTAAACCAGTTcttaaagaaaatttagatGTAATGGTAACTGAAAGtatgaaagatataaattttgaaGAAGAGGTATCTGATGGAGAGGATGATCCAGAATTATTG AGTGAACTTAAAATGATTACGAATGAGGGAATTTCTGAGTCTATAACTccagagaaagaagaaagtttaGTAGCTGAAAACACAGAACAGTCTGAAACACAAAATGATAATGAAAGTATAATTAAActcttaaaagaaagattacaACTTTATGAGATTGctgaaaaaaaagcaaaaCGAGAAAATGAATTAAGTCGAGCAAGAAGGTTTAGCAGAGGTATTAAGACACTTAcagaattattgaaaaatgcTGAGGCAGGGAAATCTATTAGCGAAAACGATATACCACCGGAATTACCACCACACGCTACAGCTGAAACAACTGAGAAAGTACTAGTAACTAATAAAACAGAATTTACAG aaGAAACTACCACTGCAGCTGAGGCTGATACTTATCCTGCAGAAAATAATACTGTTGAAGAGTCTGCTCCAATAAAAAGTATAGATGAAGAGgcattaaaattattgaaagatAGACAGCAACAATATAAAATGGCAGCAATAGCATGGAAAAGAGCTAGTAACATGAAAGAGGCTCTCCAATGTTTAAATATAGCCAAACATTTTGATATAGTTATTGCAGCAGTAAATGCAGGAGAAACAGTTGATTTATCAGATATGCCAGCTTCTCCAAATCTGCCTGGATTAGATACTACTACAGTATCAACTGAAAAGTCAGAAAAAACAGAAAGTGAGACACAGGGGAAGTCTTCTGAAGACATTCCCTCAACAG AAGTGAAACCATCAAGTTCAGAAAATTTAGAGGTTGCTTTAAAAGAACGTCTTGAAGCatgtaaaaagataaaagCGACTGCAGAAGGTGAAGGAAACTCGTCTAAAGCTCGCAGATATGGCCGCATTTGCAAACAATTTGAAGATGCTATTAAATTATATGCTCGTGGAAAACTCGTTCCTTTTGATGAATTACCTACTATACCTGGTTTTGAACCCCTTACAGTTCCTTCGCAATCTGTACCTGATCCAGCAACagataaaaatggaaaaccGTCAGATTTAATAACGCCAACCAGTACAGAATCTaagctacctgaaaataaagtttcttcaGATCCAAAAGTTCCTGTCCCTCCTGCAAAAGCAGAAATAG GGAAGAAGCAAAATCAAAAGACATCACGTGCTGAGAAACAGTTAGCTTTATTACAACAACGCCAACATGAATTAAAGCAAGCTGCTCTTAacgcaaaaaaagaaggagataTAGAATTAGCCCGTACTTATCTAAGACAAGCAAAAGGAATGGATCCATTGATCGAAGCTAGTAGAGGAGGCTTACCAGTTGATATGAATTCTATACCATTGTCTCCAGCAGCAAAAACTGAGCTTAATGCAGATAGTATAATAGGTTTATTGGATGATAGTTTTACGGTAGTCGATACTGAAGATTGTTCAGAGAAAGTAATTGGAACGGATGAAGAAATTTATGAGAACCTTGAGTCACAATTAATGAAACAAATTAAG tGGTGTTTATGCACCAGAGATCATTGTAAAGCATTAGGAGATGTATCTGGATATAATAAATGGGAACGTCTAGCACTGAATTATAAACGAGATTTAGATATGCTAACAGTTCGAAAACGTGATGCACTACCATCGCCACAACATCATTACGAGATAAAAACTCATACTATAGTTCA GAGTTGCACAGATTTAAGCGATAGTGAcatagaaatttcaataattaggggaataaattattcgaaagaTGCGGATACTTATGTCATATTTGAATTCCCTTATCCTTCAGATAGTCCTCCATCAGATAGAACGGCTACTGTTAAAGGAACGTGTAACCCAGAATATGAAGCAGTATTTCCATTAACTGGAATAGATCGTTTATCAAGACAGTGTCAACGAACATTCAAAAGACATGCATTAAAATGTCAAGTTTGGGCTAAAGG aGGATTTTTTAGAAGCGATAGTCTCTTAGGTACAGTAACAGTAAAATTACAACCCTTGGAAACTCAATGTGTACTTCATGACTCGTTTCCG TTAATGGATGGAAGGAAGCCAACAGGTGGGAAACTTGAGTTAAAAATACGTTTGAGAAATCCGATTGTTACAAAACAGATAGAAAAGATTACAGACAAGTGGCTGGTTATTGATTATTGA